The genomic DNA ATTGCCATCCTTGGTATGGATGAGCTTTCAGAAGACGATAAGCTCGTTGTTGCACGTGCCAGAAAGATCCAGAGATTCCTCTCTCAGCCATTTTTTGTTGCGGAAGCATTTACCGGTCAGCAAGGTAGATACGTTGCACTAAAGGATACGATTAAGGGTTTTAAAGAGATTGCAGAAGGAAAATATGACGAACTTCCGGAACAGGCATTCTATATGGTGGGAACAATAGAGGAAGCGGTTGAAAAAGCGAAACAGTTTATGGGAGAGTAATTGTGGCTATGCTTAATTTTGAAATAATAACTCCTGAAAAACTGCTTGTGCAGGAAGAAGTTGATATGGTGGAAGCAACCGGAGAGCTCGGTGAATTCGGCGTTCTTCCAGGTCATATAAAATTCCTGACGACTATCGGCATCGGAGAAGTACGGTATATAAAAGCAGGCAAGACAAAACACATTGCGACTAGCGGTGGTTTTGGGGAAGTTACAGAGGACAAGGTTACATTTCTTGTGGAAACCGCAGAATTTGCAGAGGAAATTGACCTTGAACGAGCAAAACGAGCAAAGGAACATGCAGAATCAACCCTTAAAGACATACCCACAGATAATGCCGATGATTTAATTATATATGAACTTGCCCTGCAACGGGCATTATTAAGGATATCTACGGCTTCCAAGAGACTTTAATGATTTTTTCTGTAGACAGTAAGTTTTTCGACATTTTCCCTGCGCTTGAAATCGGTGTTCTTGTCTGTGAAATAGAAAATAAACGATACGGTGAAGACAGGCTTGAAGCTATTCTTGAAGATATAAAAAAAAATTTTCCGTATAAAAGTCCTCAGGAACACCCACACATCAGGGTTTGGAGAGAAGCATTTAAAAAACTCGGAATTTCTTCATCAAAATATTACAGTTCTATCGAATCACTTATAAGACGAGCCTTAAAGGATGGTCCCTTCCCCAGAATAAACCCTGTTGTTGACCTTTATAATGGAATCTCTCTGAAGTACCTTGTTCCTATGGGCGGTCATGCTATTGCGCCGATAGAAGGTGATATCAGCCTTTGTTTTGCAGAAGGGTGCGAAACCTTTATTCCTATGGAAGGCGGTGAGCAGGAGGTAGTGGACAGAGGTGAGGTTATTTATAAGGATGAAAACGAGGTACTTACCAGAAGATGGGTGTGGAGACAATGTAATAAAGATAAAGTGACGGTTGAGACAACATCCATGTTTATCCCTATAGATGTAATGGAAGGGCTTTCTCAAGGATTATGCTGGAAGATCATGGATGATATGGAACAGAGTTTGTTGCAGAACGGTTACGGTAGAGTTACACATAAGGACATTCTTACCAAAGACAGACTTTCCACACAATTCGATATATAATCAGTTTTTAATAACCATAAATATTCTAAGAATTATACACCGAAATGTTTTTGATATGTGTTTTCGAGAACTTGCTCCAGTTCTCTGCGAAAATCTTCATATTTCTTCAAAAATGCTTTGCCTGAAGGGGTAATATTTGAGCCGCCTCCAGACAAGCCACCTATTTTACGTTCAAGAAAATCAAAACCGAGCTTTTTTTCAATAATATTGATTATAAGCCACGCTTTCCTATAAGAAATTTTCAGGTCAATAGCAGCTTGATGCAATGAACCGGCTTTTTCTATTTGTTTTAAAACTCTATATGGTCCTTCACCGAAAGCTTTTCCATCATTATCGAGCCAGACTTTATAGGCAATTCTCATGTTTACTCCCTGCTGCTGATATTATTGAATTATAAAGAATAATGTTTAAATCTGCAAGTGCAAGCTTGGGTGATTGTGTGCTTAAAAAATTAAAAACCTTTCTCAAAGAAGCGAAAGAGAGAATAAAACTATTGACAATCGTTATTCCCAATGGTATATAACAATACGTTATATTAATACATATATTAAAGAGAAAAAATGTTTAGACAATCGAGTAAAAAAAGATTTTTTAAGGATGCATGCAACAGAAAATTCCATATGACAGGCAGTATTATTTTATGTATATGCATTACGCTTATTGCTTCAATTTCTTATAGCACAGTAGCGGCACCGTCAGATGAAATAACAGTATCGGCAGCAGCAAGCCTGACGAATTCTTTTAGAGAAATTGCGGCAGACTTTGAAGTAAATAAGAAAAATGTAAAGGTGCACCTGAATTTTGCCTCGTCAGGGGATCTTATGCGTCAGATAGAAGGTGGTGCACCGGTGGATGTATTTGCTTCAGCGGCAGCAAGGGAGATGGACGAACTTGAGAAAAAAAAACTGATAGTTGCAGGAACAAGGTGCAATTTTGCAGAAAACGGTATTGTGCTTATCAAGCAAACATCTTCAAGGAATGCATTGAAGACCTTCAGCGATTTGAAAAATCCTGATATAAAAAAGATTGCAATAGGCAATCCGGCGAGTGTAGCTGCAGGCATGTATGCAGAACAAGCACTCAGGTACTTGAAAATTTGGGATAACATTAAGGACAAATTGATTTACGGTGAACACGTTAGGCAGGTCCTTGATTATGTGGCAAGGGGCGAAGTGGATGCCGGTATTGTTTTTTCAACCGATGCATCTGTAAGGGCTAAGGATGTTACGGTTGTGATGGCAGCCCCGGAAAGTAGTTACAACAAGGCTTTATATCCGATCGCTGTAGTCAGGGATGCAAAAAATGAAGCTCTTTCAAGGCTATTTGTTGATTTTGTGTTATCCCCTGAGGGTAAAAAAATACTTGAAAAATATGGTTTTAAATCCATGAAATGAATCACTCCGCCGCAGGCGGACGGGGCATCAAAGGCGAAACAAGAATGTGAAGCCATTTCAAAGCAAGCTTCGGGGTATTAACCCAAGGGGCACTAAGCACATGATTTCATATGAAAAGTTTGTATTATCATTGCAATCTTTCATTTATCATATCCTACCTTTCATATGGCCGTCTGTACCAGGCAGACGGCCGAATTAAACTTAATTAAACTTCACATTCGTTATATTGACCTGCATATAGCCCTGTGTTAAGATGATTCAATGTCTATCATATTAAAAGGCAATAATTTTGGGGAGCGGTCACAATCATTCTTATATATCGCAAATGGTGAAACCATTTTATTGTTACACTGTAGTAAAGCAAAAAACATACTTCAGGTAAATGATTTATGGATAACTCAATATTATTTTCGTTAAGGCTCTCCTTCCAGGTTGCCATGATATCTACGGTTTTTGTTGCTATTGTCGGTATATGTATTGCCTATCTGCTTGCAAGAAAGGACTTCAAAGGAAAGGAGTTTTTGGACATGCTCTTTACTTTGCCGATGGTTTTGCCTCCTACTGTCACCGGTTACTATCTTATCATCCTTTTCGGGAGAAACGGTTTCATCGGGAGCTATATTTATCACTTTACAGGATGGAGCATTATGTTCACCTGGTATGCTGCAGCGCTTGCATCGTTTGTCGTATCACTTCCCCTGATGATAAAAATAACACGTGCTGCTTTTGAATCGATCGATAAGAACCTTATCCATGCATCATATACACTTGGCCACTCGGAACTCATGACAGCCTTAAAAGTAATACTGCCAATTTCGAAAAAAGGGGTTATAGCCGGTATAGTCCTGTCATTTGCGCGAGCTCTTGGCGAATTCGGCGCAACTCTGATGGTTGCAGGCAATATACCCGGAAAAACGAATACAATGCCCATAACCATATATGCGCTGGCTAACAGCGGGGAATGGTCTAAGGCAAATATTATTGTAATCTTTTTTACCGCTCTTTCGGGCTTGTTTCTTTATATAGCAAACAAATTCAGTAAGAGGATGTTTTAATGGGGCTTGAAATAAGACTGAAAAAACAGGTAACAGGTTTTTCACTCGATGTAGAATGGCATATGGATAACGAGATTCTTGTGCTTTTCGGTCACTCCGGATCAGGCAAGTCAATGACGCTGCAATTAATAGCCGGTCTTGCCAATCCCGATGAAGGCCGTGTTTGCTTTGGCGAAAAGGTGCTTTTTGATGATTATTTAAAGGTAAATCTACCACCGCAAAGGCGGTCAGTGGGATATGTCTTTCAGGACCGCGTGCTTTTCCCCAATATGACAGCCCGTGAAAACATCGGATATGGTTTGAAAAATGGCAATAAAATGGAAAGAAACAAAAAAATAGATGAAATGTTCAAGCTTCTCTATCTCGAAGGACTTGAAGACAAATATCCAGGGCAGATATCCGGCGGAGAAAAACAACGGGTAACCCTTGCACGGGCACTCATCGGAAGACCGGAGGTGCTTCTTTTAGACGAACCCTTTTCGGCCCTTGACAATGCATTGCGTATAGAGATGAGGGATCTGTTGAGAGATATTAAATACCGCTTTAATGTTCCTATTGTACTTGTAAGTCATGATATGCTTGAAGCTTATTCTATAGCTGATAAAATTGTGCTTTATGCTCAGGGCAGGGTTGCTCATGCCGGTACGCCGCAAGAAATATTTTCCGACCCCATGTCTTCCGAGGTTGACTTGTACATGGCACTTAACTTTCCTTTGCTCATATCGAGGCACTGAAAAGATATAACCTTTGTAATTTCTCGTAGCGCGGGTGAATACGTCTGTTTCTATGTTCTTTGCACGGGATGATCCCTATTTTTCCTGCTGCAATAAGACTTTTTGCCGGTTTATGGTTTTGTCGCTTGAGGTATCATGCTCTTTGCTTCTTTGATGAGTTGTGCCACCCGTGAAGTGGGCGATACAGGCTCGATAATTGCTATTTGCTGCTTGTTGATGTACATATAGTCGGGGCCATGCCATTCGCTGCCACGTTTCATGAGAATACTCTTAACCTCTTTGCCGTCGGGAGATGCCTGACGTCCGATATAAAAAACATCCCTGATGAGAGGATAATCTCCGCCTGCGTTTTCAATCTTACCGAAGAAGACCTGGCCGTTGTTCATAAAAACAGCCTGGTATTCTGTGGAAAAACCTGGTTTGTCTTTACTGCAGCCCATTAGGGTAATAAATGACATTAGTAATAA from Pseudomonadota bacterium includes the following:
- a CDS encoding F0F1 ATP synthase subunit epsilon; this encodes MLNFEIITPEKLLVQEEVDMVEATGELGEFGVLPGHIKFLTTIGIGEVRYIKAGKTKHIATSGGFGEVTEDKVTFLVETAEFAEEIDLERAKRAKEHAESTLKDIPTDNADDLIIYELALQRALLRISTASKRL
- a CDS encoding phenylalanine--tRNA ligase beta subunit-related protein produces the protein MIFSVDSKFFDIFPALEIGVLVCEIENKRYGEDRLEAILEDIKKNFPYKSPQEHPHIRVWREAFKKLGISSSKYYSSIESLIRRALKDGPFPRINPVVDLYNGISLKYLVPMGGHAIAPIEGDISLCFAEGCETFIPMEGGEQEVVDRGEVIYKDENEVLTRRWVWRQCNKDKVTVETTSMFIPIDVMEGLSQGLCWKIMDDMEQSLLQNGYGRVTHKDILTKDRLSTQFDI
- a CDS encoding LysR family transcriptional regulator; the encoded protein is MRIAYKVWLDNDGKAFGEGPYRVLKQIEKAGSLHQAAIDLKISYRKAWLIINIIEKKLGFDFLERKIGGLSGGGSNITPSGKAFLKKYEDFRRELEQVLENTYQKHFGV
- the modA gene encoding molybdate ABC transporter substrate-binding protein, which codes for MFRQSSKKRFFKDACNRKFHMTGSIILCICITLIASISYSTVAAPSDEITVSAAASLTNSFREIAADFEVNKKNVKVHLNFASSGDLMRQIEGGAPVDVFASAAAREMDELEKKKLIVAGTRCNFAENGIVLIKQTSSRNALKTFSDLKNPDIKKIAIGNPASVAAGMYAEQALRYLKIWDNIKDKLIYGEHVRQVLDYVARGEVDAGIVFSTDASVRAKDVTVVMAAPESSYNKALYPIAVVRDAKNEALSRLFVDFVLSPEGKKILEKYGFKSMK
- the modB gene encoding molybdate ABC transporter permease subunit — translated: MDNSILFSLRLSFQVAMISTVFVAIVGICIAYLLARKDFKGKEFLDMLFTLPMVLPPTVTGYYLIILFGRNGFIGSYIYHFTGWSIMFTWYAAALASFVVSLPLMIKITRAAFESIDKNLIHASYTLGHSELMTALKVILPISKKGVIAGIVLSFARALGEFGATLMVAGNIPGKTNTMPITIYALANSGEWSKANIIVIFFTALSGLFLYIANKFSKRMF
- a CDS encoding ATP-binding cassette domain-containing protein encodes the protein MGLEIRLKKQVTGFSLDVEWHMDNEILVLFGHSGSGKSMTLQLIAGLANPDEGRVCFGEKVLFDDYLKVNLPPQRRSVGYVFQDRVLFPNMTARENIGYGLKNGNKMERNKKIDEMFKLLYLEGLEDKYPGQISGGEKQRVTLARALIGRPEVLLLDEPFSALDNALRIEMRDLLRDIKYRFNVPIVLVSHDMLEAYSIADKIVLYAQGRVAHAGTPQEIFSDPMSSEVDLYMALNFPLLISRH